A window of the Gossypium hirsutum isolate 1008001.06 chromosome A05, Gossypium_hirsutum_v2.1, whole genome shotgun sequence genome harbors these coding sequences:
- the LOC121228943 gene encoding uncharacterized protein translates to MDDLDFTLEQKLKGAVSLLRGEAYQWWLTVKEGTQPERLTWDIYEFAFQGKYVGASYIDARRRECLNLMQGDHTVAEYEAEFLRLSRYAQGMVAIEYERCVHFKDGLTDSLRAKIVEEVKPTERQNRDREMGKNKRDSEPLSSAMRPKKNAKSDGPIRVGPLRTPTGIGFPVEDTFGEVTIVSPLGQSIQGIKLYRDVLLEVPGTVFLADLMELPFGDFDLILGMDWLVKHRVSLDCTTKRVVFRTEEDTKDIRTMRDFPNVFSEELPGLIPSREVEFRIELILSTALLSIASNRMAPKELTKVEAQIQELLDRGFIRLGVSLWGAPPYLDRFVVVFINDILVYSMSEDEHDEHLRIVLQILREKQLYAKFSKFSVEGIQVNPKKIEVVLDWKQPKNVSEIHNFLGLAGYYWHFIEGFSLITAPLTKLPRKGVPFVWTDAQQESFEKLKTVLIEAPDGKVVGYASCQIKTHKAN, encoded by the exons ATGGATGATTTGGATTTTACACTTGAGCAGAAACTAAAAGGGGCTGTTTCCTTGCTTCGCGGTGAAGCATACCAATGGTGGCtgactgttaaggagggcactcagcccgaacgACTAACATGGGACATCTATGAGTTTGCTTTTCAAGGTAAATATGTGGGGGCAAGCTACATCGATGCTAGGAGACGTGAGTGTTTGAATCTCATGCAAGGGGATCAtacagtggccgagtatgaggctgagtttttgAGATTGAGCCGCTATGCTCAAGGCATGGTGGCGATTGAATATGAGCGTTGCGTTCACTTCAAGGATGGACTCACGGACAGTTTGAGG GCAAAGATCGTTGAAGAGGTAAAGCCCACTGAGCGTCAAAACAGAGATAGAGAGATgggcaagaataagagggattcagagcccttgAGTTCTGcgatgaggcctaagaaaaatgcCAAATCTGATGGGCCAATTAGAGTTGGGCCTCTTCGTACACCTACtggaatt GGATTTCCAGTTGAGGATACTTTTGGTGAGGTGACTATTGTGAGTCCTTTGGGGCAATCTATCCAAGGTATTAAATTGTATAGAGACGTTCTGTTAGAGGTTCCAGGGACAgtatttctggctgatttgatggagCTCCCGTTTGGGGATTTTGACTTAATTTTagggatggactggttggttaaGCATCGAGTAAGTCTAGACTGTACGACTAAGAGGGTTGTTTTCAGAACCGAGGAGGACACCAAG GACATCAGAACTATGAGGGATTTTCCAAATGTCTTTTCTGAGGAACTACCAGGTTTGATTCCGAGCCGAGAGGTGGAATTTAGGATCGAGCTTATTCTAAGCACAGCTCTTTTGTCTATCGCCTCAAaccgaatggcaccgaaggagcttacgaAGGTcgaggctcagattcaagagttattggatcgtgggtttaTTCGTCTCggtgtgtctctgtggggagcacct CCCTacctggatcggtttgtggtggtTTTCATCAATGATATATTGGTGTATTCTATGTCTGAAGATGAGCACGATGAGCATCTAAGAATAGTACTACAGATTCTTCGTGAGAAACAgctgtatgcgaagttcagcaagt tttcTGTTGAGGGGATACAGGTCAATCCTAAAAAGATTGAGGTggtgttggattggaaacagccAAAGAATGTCTCTGAGATCCACAATTTTTTGGGATTGGCGGGTTACTATTGGCATTTTATAGAAGGGTTCTCCTTGATCACAGCTCCGTTGACAAAGCTTCCGCGTAAAGGAGTTCCTTTTGTGTGGACTGAtgcacagcaagagagctttgaaaaGCTTAAGACTGTACTGATTGAGGCTCCT gatggtaaggtggttggATATGCGTCTTGTCAGATTAAGACTCATAAGGCAAATTAA